CCGAGGGATCCGGAGCCCTTCCCGGACCGGCCGCGGGAGGCCCGGCGGGCCCGGCCGCCGGCGATCCGGCCCAGCTGCTGTTTACCTCCGGAACCTCCGGGGAGCCCAAGGGCGTGGTGCACCGGCACGGAACCCTGAGCCGGGCCGCCGCCATGGAGGCCGCGCATCTGGGCCTGACCAGCGACGACGCGGTCTTCATCCCCTCACCGCTGGCCCACCAGACCGGTTTCCTTTACGGCATGTGGCTCGCGTTTGTGCTGGGCTGCCCGCAGGTCCTGCAGCCGGTGTGGGATGCCGAACACGCACTGAAACTGATGCGGGGCTGGCGGGTGACCTTCGTCCAGGCGGCCACCCCGTTCCTCACGGACCTGGTCCACGCGGTTGACGGCGGCGCGCCCGCACCTTCCAACCTGCGCATCTTCGTCGCCACGGGTGCAGCTGTTCCCAGGCACCTGTCCGAGCGGGCCACCCGGGTCCTGGGCGCCGCCGTCTGCGGTGCGTTCGGCACTACTGAAACCTGTCTGGGTACGTTGGCCTCGCCCCGGGATGAGGCCGTGAAGGTGTGGGGCACCGACGGCCGGGCACTCGAAGGAGTGCGGACCCGGATTGTCGACGACGACGGGCATCTCCTGCCGCCCGGGGTTGAGGGCAACTTCGAACTTCTCAGCCCGACCGTCTTCGACGGCTACCTTGACCGGCCGGACCTGACCAAGGAAGTGTTTACCGAAGACGGCTGGTACCGCACCGGCGACACGGCCGTCCTCGACGGCACCGGCTTCCTGCGGGTCACCGGGCGGGTACGCGACATCATCAACCGTGGAGGGGAGAAAATCCCAGTGGCGGAGATTGAGCAGCTGCTCTACCGGCATCCCTCGGTCCGGGATGTTGCACTCGCTGCCATGCCGGATGAACGGCTCGGTGAGCGGGCGTGCGCCTTCGTAGTCGCGGTACCGGGGGCGGCTCCGCAGCTGGCCGATCTCGCTGTCTTCCTCGACCGGCACCGGGTTTCCCGGCACTACTGGCCGGAGCGCCTGGTGCTGGTCGAGGCCCTCCCCCGCAACGCCGTCGGCAAGGTGCAGAAGTACCTGCTCCGGGAAGCGGCGCGGGGTTTTTCCGGCTCGAAGCCGGCAGGTGTGTTTCCCGTAGACAGGAGCAGCCTATGACCGCCACGGCCATGAGCGCCGACGGCCGGGGCAGCAGTATCCCGGAACCGGAATACCGCGCTCTGCTGGCAGCCGTGACGGCATGGGTGGAAGGTCCCGGTGAGGACTGGGCGACCCGCATTGAAGCCACCGGCTGCGTGCCCGATGCTCTCTGGAAGGAGCTGCGCGGGGCCGGTTTCCTCTCCCTGGCAGCCCCGGAGGTCCTCGGTGGCCGGGGGCTGAGCTTCCTCCAGTGGATGGGACTCATGGAGGTCTTCTCCCGGTCCCACGCCTCAATCCGCATGATTGTCCACGTGGTCAACGGCACCTGGCGGGCCATGAATCCGTATGCCGATGAGGTGCAGCGGGAAAAGTTCGTCCGTCCGTCCGTCACCGGGGACGTGGTGGTTGCGTTCACGTTGACCGAGCCGGACAACGGCACGGGTGCAGACATTACCTCCAGCGTGCGGCGGGAAGGCGCCATCTATTACCTCACGGGCCGCAAGCATCTGATCACCTTCGGTGTGCGCTGTGACTACTGGCTGCTTTTCGCCCGGCTCGCGGGGACCACGGGCAGCGACGGCACCGTGGCGCTGCTGGTGGACCGGCATGCGCCCGGCATCGAAGTGGAAGACACCTCGCAGACCATGGGGGTCCGCGGCACTGACCATGCCTCCCTCGCTTTCACGGAAACCCCCGTTCCCGTCACCAACCGCCTGGGCGCGGAGGGAGACGGCCTGGCGGTCGCCCTGGGCGGTTTCCTCACGCCCAGCCGCATCTCCGTCGCCATGAGCTGCGTCGGGCTGGCCCAGCGTGCCCAGCAGCTCGCCGTCGCCTATGCCCTGGAGCGCACCACGTTCGGGAAGCCGCTGGCCACCCGGCAGGCCGTTGCCTTTGCCCTGGCGGAAAACGCCGCCGACATCGAAGCGGCCCGCGCCCTGACCCTGCACGCGGCCTCCGCCTGGCAGGACGGTACCGCCGACGCCGGGGCGCTGTCCTCCATGGCCAAGCTCACCGCCGTCGACATGCTCACCCGGGTAACCGACAAGGCGCTTCAGGTCCATGGCGGCATTGGGTACTGGAAGACCACGCCCATCGAGCGCGTTTACCGCGACGCGCGGGCGCAGCGCTTCGAAGAAGGGACGAATGAGATCCAGAAAACGGTGATAGCCCGGAGCATCTTCAACCAGGCCCGGCTCCAGCCACCTCCATCCGGTGACGGCCTTATTTCCCGGCCCGCAGCGGCACCGGCTGCCCGCCCCTGACGGCGCAGATGCTGGACCGGGTCTTCTCCCCTGTTTCCCTCGGGCCGCTCAGGCTGGACCACCGGATCGTTATGGGGTCCATGCACCTGAACCGGGAGGAGGACCCGTTGGCCCTGGCGGCGTTCTACCGGGAACGGGCCGCAGGCGGTGCCGGGCTCATCGTGACCGGAGGTGCGGCGGTCAACCGCGCGGGTGCGGGCGGGGCAAACTACCTGCTGATTAACGAACCCGGCGCGGCAGCCCTGATGTCACCGGTTCTCGACGCCGTGCATGAAGCAGGCGGCAGGCTTGCCCTTCAGTTGTTCCACGCCGGGCGGTACGCGTGGGAGGCCACCTACGGCATCCGCCCCACAGCACCGTCGGAAATCTACTCGGACTTTTCCCGCTGCCTGCCCCGCGCCCTGACGTCTCGGGAGGTCGAGGACACAGTGGGCGATTTCGCTGCAGGTGCCGCCGCTGCACGCGCCTTGGGCTTCGACGCCGTGGAAATCATGGGTTCCGAAGGCTACCTGATCAACCAGTTCGCCTCTCCCCTGACCAACCGGCGGCAGGACCGCTGGGGCGGGGATCCACAGCGGCGGCAGTCCTTCCCGCTTGCCGTGCTGCAGGCTGTCCGCGAAGCCGTCGGAGCTGCCTATCCAGTCATTTACCGCACGTCCGGTGCCGACTTCGTGACGGGCTCCAGCACCAGGGAGGAGTCAAGGGACCTGGCTGTGGCGCTGGCCGTGGCAGGCGCTGATGCGCTGAATATCGGCATTGGCTGGCACGAGTCTCGGGTCCCTACTGTCCAGGGCCTCGTTCCGCACGGGCGGTGGATGGAAATTGCCGGCGGCATCCGGAACGCCCTGGCGGCCGCGGGACAGCCCGTCCCGGTCATCGGCAGCAACCGGATCAACTCGCTGGAGCTTGCGGAGCGTTCCCTGGCCGCCGGGCACGCGGACCTGGTTTCGATGGCACGCCCTTTCCTCGCCGACCCGGCTATCGTGGCCAAGACCCGGCGCGGAGAGTCGAACCTCGTCAACACCTGCATTGCCTGCAACGAGGCCTGCATCGACCGGTCGATGGGCGCCGAACCTGTCTCCTGCCTGGTCAACCCGCGGGCCGGCCGTGAAACGGAATTCCCGCTCCCGCCGCGGCCGGACCGGCGCCGCGTCAGTGCCCCGGTACGGGTTGCCGTGGTGGGAGCAGGTCCCGCGGGCATGCAGGCTGCCGCAACGCTGGCGCAGTGGGGACATCCGGTGGACCTCTATGAACGGGACAGCTCCATCGGCGGCCAGTTCCAGCTGGCCGGCCGGGTCCCGGGCAAAGAGGACTTCCTGCAGACCATCAGGTATTTCAGGAACGAACTGGCACGGCTGGGGGTGCGTGTGCTGACCGGCGCTCCTCCGGGCGCCGGGGACCTGGCCGGCTACGCCCACGTGGTCCTCGCGACCGGTGTGCTGCCCCGTCCCGTTCCGTTGCCGGGTGCCGGCCTGCTACCCGTGCTGGACTACCGGCAGGCCTTCGCAGATGTGGAGCGGCTGGGAGCGCGCGTGGTGATCGTGGGAGCCGGCGGCATAGGCGTGGACCTGTCCCGCCTGCTTTCCGACCCCCGGGTCCCGGGCGGTCCCCGGATCGTCACGATCCTGCGCCGCGGCATCCGGATCGGTGAAGGCATCGGCCCGTCCACCCGGTGGGCGGTGCTGCAGGACATCCGGGCGGCCGGAGTCCGTACGCTGTCCGGCACCGTGCCCCTGAGCGTCACCCCAAAAGGCCTCCGGGTCCGGGACCGCACGGGCGGGAGGATCCTGCCGGCCGACGCCGTCGTCCTCGCTGCCGGCCAGGTTCCGCATAATCCCCTGCAGGCACAGCTGGAGGACCGCGGCATGGCTTTCACGGTGGCGGGCGGTGCCCTGGATGCCACCGGGCTGAACGCTGTCCGTGCCTTCGAACAGGGACTCTCCGCCGGTACGACCGTGGCGCGGTTGCTGTCCGGCCGCACCCGCAGCCAGCGTGCGGGCACCGGCAGCGGCTAAGGAACGGACTTCAGCTGACAGAAGGGATAAAAGCAGCAGGGCCCCGCTGCCGAAGCAACGGGGCCCTGCTAAGAACCGAAACGGTTCAGGCTAAATCATCAAATTACTTGATGATCTTGGTGACGCGGCCTGATCCAACGGTGCGGCCGCCTTCGCGGATAGCGAAGCCGAGGCCCTCTTCCATAGCGATCGGCTGGATGAGCTCAACGGTCATCTCAGTGTTATCGCCGGGCATAACCATTTCAGTGCCCTCGGGGAGGGTGATGACGCCGGTTACGTCCGTGGTACGGAAGTAGAACTGCGGGCGGTAGTTCGAGTAGAACGGGTTGTGGCGTCCGCCTTCATCCTTGGACAGGATGTAGACGTTGGCTTCGAAGTCGGTGTGCGGGGTAATGGAACCCGGCTTTACGACAACCTGGCCACGCTCTACGTCTTCGCGCTTGATGCCGCGGAGCAGCAGGCCACAGTTCTCGCCGGCCCATGCTTCGTCAAGCTGCTTGTGGAACATCTCGATACCGGTAACCGTGGTCTTCTGGACCGGACGGATGCCGACGATCTCGACCTCGGAGTTGATGGCGAGGGTACCGCGCTCGGCGCGGCCCGTGACAACGGTTCCACGACCGGTGATCGTGAAGACGTCCTCGATCGGCATCAGGAACGGCTTGTCCTTGTCGCGAACCGGGTCCGGCACGTTGTTGTCAACGGCTTCCATGAGCTCTTCGACGGCTGCAACCCACTTGGGGTCGCCTTCGAGAGCCTTGAGGCCGGAAACGCGGACGACGGGAGCGTTGTCGCCGTCGAAGTCCTGGGAGCTCAGCAGTTCGCGAACTTCCATTTCCACGAGGTCGAGCAGTTCTTCGTCGTCAACCATGTCGGACTTGTTCAGTGCGACCAGCAGGTAGGGAACGCCAACCTGGCGGGCGAGCAGAACGTGCTCGCGGGTCTGGGCCATCGGACCGTCAGTAGCGGCAACCACGAGGATTGCGCCATCCATCTGAGCTGCACCAGTGATCATGTTCTTGATGTAGTCAGCGTGGCCGGGGGCGTCTACGTGTGCGTAGTGGCGCTTCTCGGTCTGGTACTCGATGTGCGAGATGTTGATGGTGATGCCGCGCTGGCGCTCTTCAGGTGCAGAGTCGATAGCAGCGAAATCGCGCTTTTCATTCAGATCAGGGTACTTGTCAGCAAGCACCTTCGAAATGGCAGCGGTCAACGTCGTCTTTCCATGGTCAACGTGACCAATGGTGCCGATGTTGACGTGCGGCTTAGTCCGCTCGAACTTTGCCTTCGCCACGGGTTCCTCCTAGAGAGTTAGAAGACTCAATCTCCAGCCGCGCTTTTCGCAACTGAAACTGATGTAAGTCTACTTGGGGCTGTTTATTTGATGAAATTGCCGATTTCCGCAGCAGCCTCGTAAGGCCGCTCAGTCTGGCTATGCGCCCGGTCCGGGCCGAAGCCCGGACCTGGCGCACACGGCGGGTTTCCCGGTCGGAACCGGTCCACCCTCCAAGTTTTACTCGCCGCGCGTCTTCTGGATGATCTCGTCGGCAACTGCCTTCGGGACCTCGGCGTAGCTGTTGAAGGACATGGAGTACACGGCGCGGCCCTGGGTCTTGGACCGCAGGTCGCCGATGTAACCGAACATGCCGGACAGCGGGACGTGTGCCCGGATGACCTTTACGCCGGCTGCATCTTCCATGGACTGCATCTGGCCGCGACGGGAGTTGATGTCACCGATAACTTCACCCATGTATTCCTCAGGGGTGCGGACTTCAACATCCATCAGCGGTTCGAGCAGGACAGGGCT
This window of the Arthrobacter sp. zg-Y919 genome carries:
- a CDS encoding FAD-dependent oxidoreductase, which gives rise to MLDRVFSPVSLGPLRLDHRIVMGSMHLNREEDPLALAAFYRERAAGGAGLIVTGGAAVNRAGAGGANYLLINEPGAAALMSPVLDAVHEAGGRLALQLFHAGRYAWEATYGIRPTAPSEIYSDFSRCLPRALTSREVEDTVGDFAAGAAAARALGFDAVEIMGSEGYLINQFASPLTNRRQDRWGGDPQRRQSFPLAVLQAVREAVGAAYPVIYRTSGADFVTGSSTREESRDLAVALAVAGADALNIGIGWHESRVPTVQGLVPHGRWMEIAGGIRNALAAAGQPVPVIGSNRINSLELAERSLAAGHADLVSMARPFLADPAIVAKTRRGESNLVNTCIACNEACIDRSMGAEPVSCLVNPRAGRETEFPLPPRPDRRRVSAPVRVAVVGAGPAGMQAAATLAQWGHPVDLYERDSSIGGQFQLAGRVPGKEDFLQTIRYFRNELARLGVRVLTGAPPGAGDLAGYAHVVLATGVLPRPVPLPGAGLLPVLDYRQAFADVERLGARVVIVGAGGIGVDLSRLLSDPRVPGGPRIVTILRRGIRIGEGIGPSTRWAVLQDIRAAGVRTLSGTVPLSVTPKGLRVRDRTGGRILPADAVVLAAGQVPHNPLQAQLEDRGMAFTVAGGALDATGLNAVRAFEQGLSAGTTVARLLSGRTRSQRAGTGSG
- a CDS encoding acyl-CoA dehydrogenase family protein translates to MTATAMSADGRGSSIPEPEYRALLAAVTAWVEGPGEDWATRIEATGCVPDALWKELRGAGFLSLAAPEVLGGRGLSFLQWMGLMEVFSRSHASIRMIVHVVNGTWRAMNPYADEVQREKFVRPSVTGDVVVAFTLTEPDNGTGADITSSVRREGAIYYLTGRKHLITFGVRCDYWLLFARLAGTTGSDGTVALLVDRHAPGIEVEDTSQTMGVRGTDHASLAFTETPVPVTNRLGAEGDGLAVALGGFLTPSRISVAMSCVGLAQRAQQLAVAYALERTTFGKPLATRQAVAFALAENAADIEAARALTLHAASAWQDGTADAGALSSMAKLTAVDMLTRVTDKALQVHGGIGYWKTTPIERVYRDARAQRFEEGTNEIQKTVIARSIFNQARLQPPPSGDGLISRPAAAPAARP
- the tuf gene encoding elongation factor Tu, with the protein product MAKAKFERTKPHVNIGTIGHVDHGKTTLTAAISKVLADKYPDLNEKRDFAAIDSAPEERQRGITINISHIEYQTEKRHYAHVDAPGHADYIKNMITGAAQMDGAILVVAATDGPMAQTREHVLLARQVGVPYLLVALNKSDMVDDEELLDLVEMEVRELLSSQDFDGDNAPVVRVSGLKALEGDPKWVAAVEELMEAVDNNVPDPVRDKDKPFLMPIEDVFTITGRGTVVTGRAERGTLAINSEVEIVGIRPVQKTTVTGIEMFHKQLDEAWAGENCGLLLRGIKREDVERGQVVVKPGSITPHTDFEANVYILSKDEGGRHNPFYSNYRPQFYFRTTDVTGVITLPEGTEMVMPGDNTEMTVELIQPIAMEEGLGFAIREGGRTVGSGRVTKIIK